The following proteins are co-located in the Salvelinus fontinalis isolate EN_2023a chromosome 41, ASM2944872v1, whole genome shotgun sequence genome:
- the LOC129840312 gene encoding OX-2 membrane glycoprotein-like, which translates to MVQPVSANVVAGGDTRVDFNADASYTCTLADPTGVLQVTWQRLFKDDSVENLATYSKRFGVKIIDPHRGKVVFTEASLNSTSITVKNVTWADEACYICSFNVYPSGSIRKQTCLTVQGVSEVRATMQKVPSTEPKADMEVVVSCSATGKPAPWIQWNISAAALIKTPNNWTVINKDQTVTANSNITLQLLPGSGGYVDCIINNGMRTQRHERVLLPILPGEREVEEDDKRTSPWAVAIPVFLIISLLVIFGCVELQKKKGCRQAALATTADEQDPVRSIV; encoded by the exons ATGGTCCAAC CGGTCTCTGCCAACGTCGTAGCTGGAGGAGACACCAGGGTTGACTTCAATGCCGACGCATCATATACCTGCACCCTTGCGGACCCGACAGGTGTGTTGCAAGTCACCTGGCAGAGGCTGTTCAAAGACGACTCGGTGGAGAATCTGGCCACCTACAGCAAGCGGTTTGGCGTTAAAATCATTGACCCGCACCGAGGCAAGGTGGTTTTCACGGAGGCATCTCTCAACTCGACGTCCATTACCGTGAAGAATGTAACATGGGCGGACGAAGCCTGCTATATTTGTTCCTTCAATGTTTACCCGAGTGGATCAATACGCAAGCAGACGTGTCTTACCGTTCAAG GTGTATCTGAAGTGAGAGCCACAATGCAAAAAGTCCCCAGCACTGAACCTAAAGCAGACATGGAAGTTGTGGTCAGCTGCTCTGCCACAGGTAAACCAGCACCTTGGATCcaatggaacatttctgcagcagCACTCATAAAGACACCTAACAACTGGACTGTCATTAACAAAGACCAAACTGTCACAGCCAATAGCAACATCACCCTCCAACTGTTGCCAGGCTCAGGGGGATACGTGGACTGTATCATAAACAATGGGATGAGGACACAGAGACACGAGCGGGTCCTGCTTCCTATTctccctggagagagggaggttgaagAGG ATGACAAGAGGACATCCCCGTGGGCTGTTGCCATTCCAGTATTCCTAATCATTTCCCTTTTAGTCATCTTTGGTTGTGTCGAACTTCAAAAGAAAAAAG GTTGCAGGCAAGCAGCGTTGGCAACCACAGCAGACGAGCAGGACCCTGTTAGGAGCATTGTGTAA